A part of Halobacillus shinanisalinarum genomic DNA contains:
- a CDS encoding glutamate synthase subunit beta, translated as MGKPTGFMEYEREPRPERDPLKRTKDWEEYTLPMPEEEVKEQGARCMDCGVPTCQTGAMIDGMTSGCPVYHLIPEWNDLVYQEQWQEALKREHQMNNFPEFTGMACPAPCEGACVLGINEPPVAIRTIELSIIEKGFAEGWVKPEPPSVRTGKRLAVVGSGPAGLACAAQLNKAGHHVTVFERHDRVGGLLTYGIPDMKLPYRVVKRRVNLLKEEGITFITNTEVGQDYLLEQLQKDFDAAVLCGGATQHRDLEVEGRELKGVHYAMDFLHQNTKSLLDSNHKDGNFLTAEGKDVIVIGGGDTGTDCLATSVRHECKSLTQFDIYPEKGDVREEDNPWPQWPIIHRVEYGQKEAAAVFGQDPRAYAVMTTKFVGDENGHVKEVHTINVETYTDEQGQRIRKEIPGTEKVWPAQLVLLAIGFSGPEQGFLKQLGVKTDKRSNVKADYGTFTTNVEGIFAAGDIRRGQSLIVWAINEGRAAARECDLYLMGETELS; from the coding sequence ATGGGAAAGCCGACTGGTTTTATGGAATATGAGCGTGAGCCAAGGCCTGAGCGCGACCCCCTAAAACGAACGAAGGACTGGGAAGAATACACGCTTCCCATGCCGGAAGAAGAGGTGAAGGAACAAGGGGCACGCTGCATGGATTGCGGGGTCCCGACTTGCCAAACGGGAGCTATGATTGATGGGATGACGTCCGGTTGTCCCGTCTATCATTTGATTCCGGAGTGGAATGACCTCGTTTATCAAGAACAATGGCAAGAAGCGCTCAAACGGGAACACCAAATGAACAATTTCCCGGAATTTACGGGAATGGCTTGTCCAGCGCCGTGTGAAGGAGCCTGCGTCCTGGGCATTAATGAACCTCCTGTAGCCATCCGGACGATTGAACTTTCTATTATTGAAAAGGGGTTTGCGGAAGGATGGGTGAAACCGGAGCCCCCTTCCGTTCGAACCGGAAAAAGGCTAGCTGTTGTCGGCTCAGGTCCAGCGGGATTGGCGTGTGCCGCCCAGCTTAACAAAGCCGGGCATCATGTCACCGTATTTGAACGCCATGACAGGGTTGGCGGGCTGCTGACATATGGGATCCCCGACATGAAACTTCCTTATCGCGTCGTTAAACGACGGGTGAATCTTCTCAAAGAGGAAGGAATTACTTTTATTACAAACACCGAAGTGGGCCAAGATTATCTGTTAGAACAATTACAAAAGGATTTTGATGCTGCCGTTCTTTGCGGTGGGGCCACACAGCATCGTGACTTAGAAGTAGAGGGCAGGGAGTTAAAAGGCGTGCACTACGCGATGGACTTTCTCCACCAAAACACGAAAAGTCTATTGGACTCCAACCATAAGGACGGTAATTTCCTCACCGCTGAAGGGAAAGATGTAATCGTAATCGGCGGCGGGGATACAGGAACCGATTGCCTCGCCACATCCGTTCGTCACGAATGCAAAAGTCTAACGCAATTTGATATTTACCCTGAAAAAGGTGACGTTCGCGAGGAGGATAACCCCTGGCCGCAGTGGCCGATCATCCACCGAGTTGAATATGGTCAAAAGGAAGCGGCTGCGGTATTTGGCCAAGATCCCCGTGCCTACGCTGTCATGACAACCAAATTTGTCGGTGATGAAAACGGCCACGTGAAGGAAGTCCATACGATCAACGTTGAAACCTATACAGATGAGCAGGGGCAGCGCATAAGAAAAGAGATCCCCGGCACGGAAAAAGTTTGGCCAGCCCAACTCGTTTTATTGGCGATCGGGTTCAGCGGACCAGAACAAGGTTTTCTTAAGCAGCTTGGCGTCAAAACCGATAAAAGATCAAACGTCAAAGCCGACTATGGAACGTTTACAACAAATGTCGAAGGAATTTTTGCTGCTGGCGATATCCGGCGCGGCCAAAGCTTGATTGTATGGGCAATCAACGAAGGAAGGGCAGCCGCAAGGGAATGTGATCTCTATTTAATGGGAGAAACAGAATTATCATAA
- a CDS encoding TetR/AcrR family transcriptional regulator, whose translation MSRSIKKDTLLKVAERLFYEHGFHGVGLKQIISEANVATMTLYNHFSSKDNLVEEVLKQREEHYWSYLDSHVEMDSDSPFILAVEAHGRWLKEQSYKGCMFLRAIEDYAGTNNEIENIARGHKSKLLKYFQHLAQRKGKDNERDLAHRFTLLLEGTTSMTTLIGAEKATEHSIAMARTLVQHTS comes from the coding sequence ATGAGTCGATCTATAAAAAAAGATACATTACTTAAAGTAGCTGAACGGTTATTTTATGAGCACGGATTTCATGGAGTGGGATTGAAGCAAATCATCAGTGAAGCGAATGTAGCTACGATGACGCTTTATAATCATTTCTCTTCCAAGGACAATTTGGTCGAAGAAGTACTTAAGCAGCGGGAAGAACACTATTGGTCTTATTTGGATTCACATGTAGAAATGGATTCAGATTCGCCTTTCATCCTTGCTGTTGAAGCTCATGGCCGTTGGTTAAAAGAACAATCTTACAAAGGATGTATGTTTTTAAGAGCGATAGAAGATTATGCGGGAACGAATAATGAGATTGAAAACATTGCAAGAGGGCACAAATCCAAATTGCTCAAATATTTTCAGCATTTGGCTCAAAGGAAAGGGAAAGATAACGAACGAGACTTAGCTCATCGATTTACATTGCTGCTTGAAGGAACCACTTCCATGACGACATTAATTGGTGCAGAGAAAGCAACAGAACATTCTATTGCGATGGCGAGGACACTTGTCCAACATACATCGTAA